The Dioscorea cayenensis subsp. rotundata cultivar TDr96_F1 chromosome 8, TDr96_F1_v2_PseudoChromosome.rev07_lg8_w22 25.fasta, whole genome shotgun sequence genome segment CATGGCCGAGCtgacataataataaaaaaaaaacaaaataaaacaaaaaaacaaaggcaATTAAGAATCTAATAACATAAGAATGTTAGAGAAACAATTAAAACGAAAGAGACAAATCCACAGACGATTGGAAGATACTCTCATAAGAAGAACAGAGGCTTTTCAGATGAAGGGTTATAGAATACGAAGATATCGACCTAAATGGAATAGTTCCCTAGGTTGCCTGCAAGATAGCTAGCATTCCAAGCAAGCTTGCCATTACCATCACACACAGAGATGTATACATGGCTAGTGGCTACACCTTCAACCACACAAAGATCGCAAGGTCATTCATATCATCATTCGCCGGCATGAGGACAAAGTTCTAACCCACATGGAAAGACAAAATTGTTTTGTCCCACACTTCATAGccaaatttttttagcaagcACAAACTAACCGGCACTACGCAACTATTTCAAAAGAAGGACGGCATCATACTTTACGCCTCCTTACCCGACATGCCTCTTCCAAGCACTAAGTTATCCAGCCAGAATAACCAACCGATACATCTGCGGTAATGTAATGATGCTGCAGCAAACTGCAGATCAGCAGCTGGCCATCCAAACTGCTTCATCATTTCCAATATTTTACGAAGAATATCTGAACCAGCTAATGAATCACAGAGAAAATTAGagcatcaaacaaacaaacaaagccaTAGATGGGGGCCAAGTTGATCACTTCAAACTAGATATAGATGCAAAGTTTGGAGTTGATCACGACCTCAATTAATAGAGTGACTAATAGTTCCAAACTCAGCCAAGTCATTCAATACGAATATGAATCTATAACTCAAGGTATCTTATCCAAACTTTTCAGTAATCAGCACAACATATTGTGTAGGGTTAAAACATTATATCAAAGTTAATTAATACATTCATTTGCCATATGCCTAAACATTCATGATTACCAGGGGCAGCaagtaaaactaaaaaaaaattcaccagCAATAATAAGTAAAGGTCGCAGCGGTTGCCAGCTAGGTAGCTGGCCATCCAAGCTGTTGGGCCAATTACATAACAGAGAGATCAACTTGGTCAGGAGCTGCAGTCAGTAAAGCATCAATCacctccaaacaaacaaaaattacatgcaTTGATGCTCAGCATATCTTCATCGCCACTAATGTGTGTGTGGGGGTTCTCAAGTATGCATGTCACCTGATTCTGACCAATCACCATAGCTCAACCAATGCAGTGGCTCTCAGGTACGTAAAGGTCACAGCGGTTGCCAGCTAGGTAGCTGACCATCCAAGCTGTGTGTGCGTGTGTTCTCAAGTATGCATGTCACCTGACCCCAACCAATCACCACAGCTCAACCAATGCATTGGCTCTCAGATAAGTAAAGGTCGCAGCGGTTGCTAGCAAGGTAGCTGACCATCCAAGCTGTTGGGCCATTTACATAACAGAGAGATCAACTTGGTCAAGAGGTGTGGTCAGTAAAGCATCAATCACCTCCAAACACACAAAAATTACATGCACTGACGCTCAGCATATCCTCATCGCCtctaatgtgtgtgtgtgttctcaAGTATGCACGTCACCTGATTCCAACCAATCACCATAGCTCAACCAATGCATAGGCTCTCAAGTACGTAAAGGTCACAGCGGTTGCCAACTAGGTAGCTGGCCATCCAAGCTGTTGGGCCATTTACATAATAGAGAGATCAACTTGGTTAAGAGTTGCGGTCAGTAAAGCATCAATCACCTCCAAACACACAAAATTACATGCACGGGTGCTCAGTATATCCTCATCGCCTCtaatatctgtgtgtgtgttctCAAGTATGCATGTCACCAGTTTCCAACCAATCACTATAGCTCAACCAATGCATTGGCTCTCGTGACGTAAAGGTCGCAGCGGTTGCCAGCTAGGCAGCTGGCCATCCAAGCTCGTTGGGCCATTTACATAACGTAGAGATCAACTTGGTCAAGGGGTGCGGTCGAGAAAGCATCAATCACCTCCAAACACACAAAAATTACATGCACTGGTGCTCAGCATATCCTCAACGCCTCTAATGTGTGTGTGCGTTCTCAAGTACGCATGTCACCTGATTACAACCAATCACCGTAGCTCAACCAATGCATTGGCTCTCAGGTACGTAAAGGTCGCAGCGGTTGCCAGCTAGGTGGCTGGCCATCCAAGCTGTTGGGCCATTTACAAAACCGAGAGATCAACTTGGTTAAGAGCTGCGGTAAGTAAAGCATCAATCACCTCCAAACACACAAAATTACATGCACGGGTGCTCAGCATATCCTCATCGCctctaatatgtgtgtgtgttctcAAGTATGAATGTCACCAGATTCCAACCAATCACTATAGCTCAACCAATGCATTGGCTCTCAGGTACGTAAAGGTCGCAGCGGTTGCCAGCTAGGTAGCTGGCCATCCAAGCTGTTGGGCCATTTACATAACAGAGAAATCAACTTGGTCAAGAGATGCGGTCCGTAAAGCATCAATCacctccaaacaaacaaaaattacatgcaCTGATCCTCAGCATATCCTCATCGCCTCtagtgtgtttgtgtgtgttctCAAATATGCATGTCacctgaaaataataataataataataataataataataataataaaaagaaaggcaATGAGCCAAACACAGTCCACTATTAAAACTTGCgaacatattttgaaaaaaacaagaaaaccagTGCCTCTTTAGGAAAAATAGCAGTCAAATGcttgcaacaaaaataaaataaggctCAGATTCGCCTTCTGCGAGTCACCTGATTCCAACCGATCGCCATAGTTCAACCAATGCATTGGCTCTCAGGTACATAAAGGTCGCAGCGGTTGCCAGCTAGGTGCTGGCCATCCAAGCTGCTGGGCCATTTAAATGAGAGATCAACTTGGTCAAGAGGTGTGGTCAGTAAAACATCAATCACCTCCAAACACACAAAATTACATGCACGGGTGCTCAGCATATCCTCATCGCctctaatatgtgtgtgtgttctcAAGTATGCATGTCACCAGATTCCAACCAATCACTATAGCTCAACCAATGCATTGGCTCTCAGGTACGTAAAGGTCGCAGCGGTTGCCAGCTAGGTAGCTGGCCATCCAAGCTGCTGGGCCATTTACATAACAGAGAGATCAACTTGGTCAAGGGGTGCGGTCAGTAAAGCATCAATCACCTTCAAACACACAAAAATTACATGCACTGGTGCTCAGCATATCCTCAACGCCTCTAATGTGTGTGAGTGTTTTCTCAAGTATGCATGTGACAGTGACCGAGGGCTagcaaatttaaactaaaaggGTAAGAACTAGCAAACCTCGCAGCTAGTGAAGGAGATGGATAGGGTTTGAGAGAAAAAGGAAGACTTCACAGCGATCGGAGAGATCAAGGGCGTacttgtgaaaaataaaaactatagacAAAACCCTAGGGCATTCACATACCTCACCCTCGCAAGATGGAAAAAGAGGGGCTAAGAAACAAAGGAAACCTCGCCGTACCATGAGGAGAAGACTGAGAGGAGTGGAAAGAAGAGGGGAACTTCACAACGATCAAAGAGGTCTCTAGGTTGCATCtgcgagaaaaaaaaaagaaagaaagaaaggattagaaCAATCATTTACTCCACCGTAACAAGATCGAAAGAGAGGGGAATACAAAACAGAAGAAATCGCCCGAACCtgaggaggagatggagaagattcCAGGGAAATGAAGAACCTCACCACAATCAGACGGGGTTTCAAGGGCATTCAAATACCTAACTGTCGCAAGATCGGAGGAAAGGGGAAGAGGCAAAGAGCAGACCTCCGGCAAGAACTCCAGAGTCTCCGGCGAGAACTCccagagaaggaggaggaggaggagggggaggaggagagaaggaaaagaacaaGGCATCGGGATTTGCGTTCAATGGGATGGGATGGGacatatatagagagagagaaagcggGACGCGGTAATGAAATGAGACCGTTGGGAAACGTTCTCAAactaataaatttgaaaaaacaatTATGACAAATTAAccatcagattttttttttttaaattagtaggtatttggattttggaaaaaagatattattattacaattttaaattttgaaagttaaaaataaataacaaattaaaaaaatcatgtcagatctttaaaaattaagtaggtatttggattttggaaaaaaaaagatattatcaTCATAATCCtattaaatttgaaaagtttaaaaaataacaaattaaaaaaacaatcatgACAAATTAACTAtcagattttttaaaaaattaagttggtATTTAGATTTTGGAAAAAGATATTATCATTCAATTGGAAAGATATTATCATTCAATtggaaaagttaaaaaataacaaattaaaaaataattatgacaaaTTAACTGTcagaatatttttcaaatcagtatatttttaaatatgggaATCATTGCTAATAAACTTGAAataacacttatgactttaaagataaaatgttaaaaaatattatatgttgGTTGTTTGTTTCATGGGTCGTGACGGTAATTTGAAGAAACGTTCAGTTACTCATGTGGATAATTAGATTTGTATGTCTTGAGTTTGAAGgcttgaatttattaaaaatattcataacgaagttattaaaaatatttatgataaaGGAATTTCATTAATGCAACGTCTATATGAAggctttaatttattaaaaatattcatgatgaagttaattaaaaatatttatgatgaaGGAATTTCATTAATGTCACGTCTATAAGAATGCTAGTTGTCTCGTTGATTATATGCTTTTAATTAGTttgtttgatttagtttttcacataaataatgttaaaattCATTTTGCCATTTATATATTTAGCGGAGAGGTTTCATTTTGACCCCAACATTTGTAATGAATTCAATAAggttttaacaaaaaatatattaaaaagaaaacccaGTTATAGAATAATTTAATAGGCCATATCTTCTCCTAGGGGATGCGCTATTCATTTTTAGTggacttattaaaaaaaaaattctcccaCAACACTATCACTCTAGATTAATCAACTTATTACAAAAACCTTACCTTTATGTGACAATCTATGTGCCATAACAGAGTTAAAGGAGACAAtgataatgtctcctaattCTTGGGTTTGGATGGTAAACTCCAGTAAAGCCACtctgatttttgaaatttatatgcACTTAATTCTAGTTATGATTCCAATGATCAATGGCAGGGTAGGAGCAATCTTTGGAGACTAAATTCTTTTACTGGATCTAAGTTTTTTATCGGGCTTTTTTTCCTCAGAAGACTCAAAACTCGAAGCTTTCTTCATTCTCTAAATTTGATTTCGGATGAGAATTGTGATCTATGTGATAATGGCATGGAAAATATTAACCACCTCTTCAATTCTTATCCCAAAACTCTTTGTAGTTTGGGATGCTATCAAGGAAAGGACACATATTCAAAgtgcatttttttataacatcTCCATAGGTTTCTTGTTGGAGAATATCTCTTATGATAAAAACTTTTGGGTTGCATCCTTAATTACTAAGGCCTCTTGGTTTATATGGAAATCCAAATGCAATCTTATTTTCAAGTGTACTCCTTGGGATCTCAATTGGATCGCCATTGATCATATGGGGGATTTTAACAAGTTTGCTTGCTATCAACGGGAGATATTCTTCCTTAATCACTTTAATTCCATTTCCACtaattgctatttttttttctgatggTTTTGGGTTAATAGTGACCTTATAGGAGGCTTggttttgttattgttaattcTAATAATAGAATCATTGTTGTTGTCTCCTCTAAAATTGAAGTTGAATCTACTTTTGAAGGTGAGCTTTGAGATGTAGAGATTGCTTTCAAAGTGGCTGATAATTGGGGTTTAAAGCTTTGTTCAATTTTCACATATTACAAAAATCTTAAACAAGCTTTTGATCAAGCAAATAATGATATCAATTGGAGATGCAGACATTACATTGTTTCAATGAAAGCTACTTATAATTTAAACAACTCAGGCTTCTTTGTTATCCCCCGTATTTGGAATGATTTGGCTTATTGCTTTACTATTAGAGGAAAGGGCTCCCATTgtctttctctttattattaGGGTCTTGATCTTCTTAGGTGGTTGATGAcaaccatttaaaaaattgattataatatgTAACTTTTGTTATGTGTTTTTTAGTCCGGGTTTGCTAGTCGTTGCTCTTTTTGGTTTCCCTTTGCAAGCTTTATCGTCATTTGTTTAATAAACAGCTATTGAGTAGCTATTttcatgcaaaataaagaaataaaaaaaataaacaaaaataaaatatcaaaggGCTACTACCCATCTCAACTTTGAAGAGGCCTTTAAATTATGGCACGCAAAAGAATGAACTGTTGACAAATCCATGTTGACAAATCCATGAACTAGAAACACAATCACAAATCTCAATGTcgcaaaattaaaaagaaaagggaaagagaaaCAACATACCTCGTCAAAGTCTCAAAGAAGAACTCTTATGTGGGTAGAtcaagaagaaaaggagaaggaaggaagaaagagggaAAATAGCATGGTATCGGTTTGCATTCAatagggaatatatatatatagggcgAGAAAGAGGGAGACGGTAATGGGGAACGATCTTAAGATAATTTTTTCAACTATCAATGGGAAGATGTTAAAAGTAATTTGAATTTTGCCACcaaattatagtttaaaattaaattaaaatttaaacatgtaTAGTTCTATTAGGTATTTGGATGCACTTTAATTCTCctcaattctcaaaattttgGCTAATATGGTGCGTAtgagacttttttttaatcattctaAGAGAGAGTTGATGCTCCATCTCTCACCAAGCAAGCAAGAGGGTTACTATCAATTTATTGGAAAGGTGTTGATCATAAACTTTTTGAGAATAGAAAGTTTAAGTCAAATTAAATAcgataaaaaaattacttttagaCAATTGCATTTggaatttgtattattattgaagatatattattatatattttgaacttGACGGCAttgttagtttaatttttttaactttgttttGATCGTATGTATCTAttgcacaaatatatatacactataaatatagttgacaaaaattatgtttttagataataaaaataccagagctaaactatttttataataattaaatagtaatGTTGCCATTGTTATTAGTAAGAATCATAATGATTGTATATCAAATATTctaataacaaaataatgacAATAACAATCCAATTTGGGATAGGAATGAATCACCACTCTACTTTTGCAAGGGTGGTAAAAACAATCTTAGTTTTAATTTTGGATACAAAATGGCAAAGATTCTTATGGATGGCCCATCTCATATGGCCCGGCCTGCTTAATCACACAAGCTTTGAGATTCGGAGTTCACAATCAAAGAGTGAATTGATTCATCCGAACCCTTGGGGAATTTTCTTCACGCAATTCCCTTCTCATCTCTTCGTCGCCGGAGAAGCAACCCAGCAATGGTACTCTCTCCATCTTTCCTTTAGATCTAGGTTCATGCCCCCGAATTCGATTGAATTCTACTTGAATTCGTTCAATTTTTCTCCGCGATTTGATTGATCGGCAATTTCTTTACAATTACTCTGTTATATTTCATAATTGCTCGTTGATTTGTGCCcatttgttcattttgttttgaattggtATTgctgtaaaaaaattatataattttacatgTATGTTTGATGAATGCCATTTCTAAGGATGCATCTTCAAGTGATAATCATGAATTGCTGTGATTTTTAGTGAAATGGAGTTTTGTGGATTCAATTGAAAGCCTGATTGGTTTTTTGTGGATTGTATTGTATAGAAGGTTAAGAATTTGTGAGGTCGTTGGAGAATTCTTTGTCCCTGACTGTTGGTGTTCATTTCATCCCTGGTAATCAGTCTAGGGTTCCTGGTTCTGCTGGTTGTCTCCCATGTTTAGTAAATTGAATGTTTAAATTAGTTTaagcaattttttattttttttatcttgatctTGATGTTTCATTTACATTTATGAGCAGAAATCCTGTAAATACACCGGCTGAGTGATTAACTAGAGAATTTAGTCTGGAGAAGTGAAGGTGGTTGCTTGGGTTTATAGTGGGCTCAGCTTTGTCGCATTTCATTTTATAAGTGGCTGTCCATAATTCATTTTGGGCCCTTTCATAGCTTCAACATCAAGTTTACCAAATTTGCAATGTTTGCCGATGCAGTTTAGGctatttgttgtttaattggGGTGATTAGTATAGTGTGCTTTTGGGTTTTAAGAGATGAAGAAGCAGATTTATGGAGAAATCATGAATGATAATGAAATGTTTCTGTCATCTACCTGAGACTGAGATTCACTGTCAACCCTAGATCATTCCATTATCTACGAGGTCAGCAAAAAAGTTGAATAGCCAGAGTGATTCAAATCTTCTGTGAAAAATAGGTACACGATAAAAGTGCAACCAAGATGATGGCCATACTTGattataaatgatattaaaGAGGCATGATTGTCTTCTTCCTGATGTCTTCTTTATGTGAAGTTGAGATATGGtggaattttaaaattaatggagTTAAGATAGGGCAACTCTTGAAGAGGGAGCAACTCTTGTTGCATGGCCTAGTGGAAATGCATGCATTAGCAATTGTACTGCATAAAGCCTCTTGATGAAATGAAAACTCTTTTTTTGGATCTATCGGGCAACATGTAGCAGATAGAGTTCTCATTACTCAACAGTCAAGATAAATATAAGGTTTGCATCACATTAAATTATTTAGGAAGCTGAAAGCAAAATTTTTTCTTCAGAAAGATCAAATCCTCTCGGATGACTGTAGTCTGAATTCCATCGCTTATGGATCATTGTGTATGATTTTGCTTGAGGAAGGATGGgaatgatgaattttttttcctaatgcaTTGTTTCTAGAGCATTTTCAAAACTCTTAACATGTTGCAAGTATGACGAGAGAAGATTTATGAATGTAGCTCATGATTTTTTATGTTACCTTAAGAATTGGACTCCAATAGATTATTTTTACAGCTCCAGTTGAGTGAATGCAACATATTTCTGGAAGCTCACTGGTTGTCTATGATCAGGTTGGTTGCCAAAGACTAATGCCCAGGTAGGTGAAGATGGTGAACATTTTGTCTGAGATGGGAGTTGTTCGTCCCAAGTTTTACAGCTTGCAATTTTTTGCATTGGCGGCTAAGTAATTGCTTTTATTGGTTGATTCCTTGATAGCCAAAGGCTATGGAAGTTGCCTGTAGTTTGTTTGAAAATCCTTAGAGCCGTAAGAAACTAGAATTTTGGTGAAAAggaaagacaaaaataaaaaaaaattgctctGGATGAAGAAGATAAACATTTGGAGTGTGTTGAGTATGAAAAATAAGCTGTAGTTGTAGTCATAAGCCTAATTTCTTAAAATGATTCATCTCCCTGCagatttatgttttaattgcatcaattttcatacttgttaatttgatgttttgttgGTATGGCAGGTGTATCATTCTAGTTTTGTTGATGAAGAGGGAATCACCAAAGCTTGTGGCTGCCCTCTACTTCCCCTGAAGAGTCATATCAAGGGTCCTGCACCAGTCTCTGAACAAGGTGATCAAGTTTCTGCCATGGTATCTGAACTTCACACCCCTTTCCATCCATTTCTCACTTGTCCGATATCTGGGTCATGTATGTTTTTTCAGATAAAGTTGACATTGTTGATGAAGCAATATCATTCTTTCGAGCAAACGTCTTCTTCAGAAACTTTAACATTCAAAGTTCCGCTGACAAGCTTCTCATTTATTTAACATTTTACATTAACGTGGCATTGAAACGGCTCGAGGGCTGCAGAACTTTAGCTGTAGGAACCAAGGCGATTATTAACTTAGGTCTTGAGAATGTTCCCGTGCCGGGAGAAGCTGGCTTTCCTTTTGGTGGCCTCTTTTCCCTCCCTCAATCTCAGGAAGAAGCAGGTTTCTCTTTAACTCCTCAGACTTATAGCTAAATGTTCATGTTgtgatcttgctatcaatgtctcgttttcaaagaaaataaatcgaTCACCTTTGCTAAGATGTCTTGCCGTTTGTTTATTCTTCTCATAAAAACAGAGATATTCAGGAATTACCTGAAGCAGATAAGGGAAGAAACAAGTGGGAGATTGCTCAGCTGTGCTTACAGGCCCAATGGCACCCCAAACAAATGGTGGTTGGCATTTGCAAAGAGGAAGTTCATGAACACCATTGTTCCTCAGTAGTTCACTTTGCTGCTCATTGAACAAAGTACAGCTTGACTTCATTGATCATCAGGTATGTATTACTAGAATGCTTTCTACTTGTACTGTTCTTCTTGCTTGGTCTCTTATCATTTCctacatatatatgtttaaagagCATGTCGATGTATCAAGTCATTGGTttaaattctcatatatatttttaagcatAGCCTTTTTACTTTCTGTGTTCATAAAATTACCCCCGAATTTTTACAGTTCACTTGTTTTCTGCTTCTTGCTGAGGTTAAAACTGCAAAAAACTTTGTCTTGCTTTTTTCATGTTGAAACCAATAGTTTGTGATAGAGAAGTTTGATGCAAAGTAATACAAAATATTGCCATTTGATGCaaattggaccatgaaatggaaTGATGAGTCATCATGAGATGTGTTTTGGACCAGGTCTTAATTTTGCTTAAGGTGAACGTTTTTAAGTAGGTCTTGAGATGTTATCCACATGATATTATCGTACAATATAAGTTATTAACGTACATGCTCTTCATCGTCACCACAATGTTACATCAACATCTTCCAACTTACcaatttggaaatattctttaaaaataaataaaatatttgggaATTTGGGTAaggaaaatataacataaaatttaaattataaaaactagcTCTGCCCCAAAGTACAAACTCTATTATTATATGGAGCAGGCTATTATACACTAAGTAAATTTATAATTAGAGTATGTGTAGTAAAAGAGTGAtctgtgtatatataatatttcaaagATATCTtcattaaagaaaatttaagatAATGATAATAAGAAGATTAAATCATTTTTACTGACTGGTTGAACATTATTCTCAAGTGGAATTGAGGAGCATCTTGTTAAATGATTGTGcttgttatttgtttgtttagcATGGATGGGTAGAGTATTGGAGAATGATTGTTAGGAAACAAGTGAGGAAATTCGAAAGCAAGTGAGAAgtttgacctttttttttttttattttaaccaattattttgccaaaaaaaaaaaaagcttgatGTGTCTTTTTCATAATAGTCACTCTTgtgaataaaataattcaaaagcaTAGTGGTACCTGCACATTTGATTTTTGACTTAGGGCAGTCAAGAGCCAAGCCAAGGGACAATTAGACTGACCTGGGGTGCATGGATCCAGGTCAATGAGGTAGCCTAAATTGACTAATGTTCCGTAAAGTTCTGTAGAGCTTTCATTGTTGATCCATTGTTGACCAGTTTATgcttatataattacatattgaCCCCCTAATAAAATCTCATAATTGGATGTACACGTATACTCTCTTATATaggttttaaataataataataataataataataataataataataataataataataataataataataaaatatatattttaaaaaaatctgttAGTGAACATTCAACCGAGCTTATATTGTTCTATAGTTTAGAGGTACCTTAGTATTTATCCACCTTAGATACTTTGCTATTATAAGTATAAAAATTACGTAACAGTCATAGAGGATAGATACACAAGAATGTTAATCTATCTTAGAAATATGCAAGTAGTgtaatttttggaaaatctaATTATCCATTTTCAAagagttacatatatatatatatatatatatatatatatatttataaaaaatcagtCAATAAGAAGTTTGGTTTATAAAGGTGTGTAGAATGATTTCAATTTTTAGTGGGGTGCTTGTGcaaaaaacatattaaagaaacaaaaacgtGAGACACACGTCGTTCATTCATGATAAAcgcttcttttattcttggtCAGCGTCAACTGTCACGCGgctacaatatatataatatatctatatataatacaaatgcATGAATTACTTTAATTATCACATTAATATGCTAAATGCTCATTTATGAATAGTATTAAAAGTTTAGAGCCAGCACTTGCTCAGACAGTGATAAGGGGACTTGGCAATGCATGATAGTACTATTTATGCATTAGTTCCAGTAtcataaaacattatttatttagtatttatcGAGTTGAATCATATTTTCACCTCCAATAAAATTGCATAATGggtatttattattatgggTTATAgttcataaatttattatcttaCGCGTACGTGACAAGTTTTTATTACTTAGTGTTAGCCAAATTTTTATGATGAATTTTTAtggaattataaaatta includes the following:
- the LOC120266475 gene encoding actin-related protein 2/3 complex subunit 3; amino-acid sequence: MVYHSSFVDEEGITKACGCPLLPLKSHIKGPAPVSEQDKVDIVDEAISFFRANVFFRNFNIQSSADKLLIYLTFYINVALKRLEGCRTLAVGTKAIINLGLENVPVPGEAGFPFGGLFSLPQSQEEAEIFRNYLKQIREETSGRLLSCAYRPNGTPNKWWLAFAKRKFMNTIVPQ